The Desulfobacterales bacterium DNA segment CGACACGAAAGACGACATACTACACTAATTTTCCTGATTGTCAAGGGGGCGCCGCAAGATTGTCCGGCTGCTCCAGCATTTCCCGCAGGGGTTGGTAGATATCTGCCGGCAGCTTGGTGAGTTTGCCGTGCCGGTTGATTACCGCGTGTTCGGTATACCCCTTGACCAGGGATTGTTCGGGCTGTTGCCTGGTGGCCGTACGGATGATCCGATAGGAAAAGCGGCAGCGGACCCGGGTGATCTCGGTCAGGGAGGTGTCGATCGCCAACAGGTCGTCGTAACGGGCCGGGGCCTTGTAGCGGGCATGACAGGCGATAACCGGCAGCACCAGTCCCCGCTCCTCTATCTCCCGGTAGGAACAGACCTGGTCGCGCATGAACTCGCTGCGGCCGCTCTCGAAATAGCGCAGGTAATTGCCGTAGTAGACCACCCCGGCCGCGTCGGTGTCACCGTAAAGAACCCGGCAGAAGCTGCGATGCACCGGCTCTCTCATCTCAAGCTTCATTACCGGGCCGTTCGTTGCAGGAGTTTTTCAAAGAATACCCGGCCCGACTCCAGAAGGGTCCCGGCCCGCTCGGCACTTTCTTCACAGAAACCGATACCGCTGTCGTTGTGGACGCGGCGTGAATCGTACAGGGCCACCGGCACGGGCGAATCAGTATGGGTCCTGAGCGAAACCGGGGTGAAGTGGTCCATGGCCACGGCCAGCCGGAACTCGGAGCCGCTGTCTTGCAGACCCTGAAAGATCGGCCGG contains these protein-coding regions:
- a CDS encoding acyl-CoA thioesterase is translated as MREPVHRSFCRVLYGDTDAAGVVYYGNYLRYFESGRSEFMRDQVCSYREIEERGLVLPVIACHARYKAPARYDDLLAIDTSLTEITRVRCRFSYRIIRTATRQQPEQSLVKGYTEHAVINRHGKLTKLPADIYQPLREMLEQPDNLAAPP